In Paenibacillus stellifer, the DNA window CAGGCGTAGCTACGCAGACATCGAATTCGAACCAGCCCTGTTGGATCTTGTTGATCATGTCCTGATCGCCAACATAATCGGCACCGGCCGCTTCCGCTTCTTTCGCTTTATCGCCTTTTGCAAATACAAGCACGCGCTGGGTTTTGCCTGTGCCATGAGGCAGGACAACAACGCCGCGAACGGCTTGATCTTGTTTACGAGGGTCAACGCCCAGACGCACAGCCGCTTCAACGGTTTCGTCGAATTTGGCAGTGGACGCCTTCTTCACAAGCTCAACAGCTTCTGAAGGCTCGTAAGTTGCTTCGCTGTTGATCAGCTTGGCAGCTTCCAGGTATTTCTTACCATGTTTAGCCATGAAATGTTCCTCCTTTGTGGTGCTAGCGGAATATCCTCCCACATATTACGGTCCGCTTCGGACCGGTTGACGAAGTCTAAAAATTAGTCTTCGATCGTGATGCCCATGCTGCGGGCAGTACCTTCAACCATACGCATTGCAGCTTCTACGGAAGCAGCGTTAAGGTCAGGCATTTTTTGCTCGGCGATTTCACGCACTGCAGCGCGGTTCAGCTTCGCAACCTTCTTCTTGTTCGGTTCGCCGGAGCCCTTTTCTACCTTCGCAGCGATGCGGAGCAGAACGGCAGCCGGAGGAGTTTTAGTGATGAAAGTGAAGGAACGGTCTTCGAATACCGTGATTTCAACCGGAATAATCAGGCCGGCTTGATCGGCGGTACGCGCGTTGAATTCCTTACAGAATGCCATGATGTTGACACCTGCTTGACCAAGCGCCGGACCAACCGGTGGCGCAGGGTTCGCTTTCCCTGCAGGAAT includes these proteins:
- the rplA gene encoding 50S ribosomal protein L1; protein product: MAKHGKKYLEAAKLINSEATYEPSEAVELVKKASTAKFDETVEAAVRLGVDPRKQDQAVRGVVVLPHGTGKTQRVLVFAKGDKAKEAEAAGADYVGDQDMINKIQQGWFEFDVCVATPDMMSEVGKLGRLLGGKGLMPNPKAGTVTFDVTKAVQEIKAGKIEYRLDKAGQIHAPIGKVSFDAAQLNDNLKALIDALNRAKPAAAKGVYLKGISISSTMGPSARVSTAVYR
- the rplK gene encoding 50S ribosomal protein L11; translation: MAKKVIKMVKLQIPAGKANPAPPVGPALGQAGVNIMAFCKEFNARTADQAGLIIPVEITVFEDRSFTFITKTPPAAVLLRIAAKVEKGSGEPNKKKVAKLNRAAVREIAEQKMPDLNAASVEAAMRMVEGTARSMGITIED